The Erinaceus europaeus chromosome 16, mEriEur2.1, whole genome shotgun sequence genome includes a window with the following:
- the LOC103126532 gene encoding mast cell protease 8-like — MLLLLLFMASLLPCGADGGEISWGREATPHSRPYMASISHSHDGEVKRNCGGFLVREDFVLTAAHCRERNMSVTLGAHNLNKNEKNQQVIPVFQAFLHKSYSLLKRDNDIMLLKLRYKARLTSAVKLISLPSREDWEKPGQVCSVAGWGRTSNGRYPSKLREVELQVQAGEKCQRLFRYFNASTQLCVGSPGDRKCAGAGDSGGPLVCGNVAKGIVSYGLEEPERPPEVFTKVSSYLDWIDRIMNVS; from the exons ATGCTGCTTCTCCTGTTGTTCATggccagtctcctgccctgcGGGGCTGACGGAG GGGAGATCTCCTGGGGCAGAGAGGCCACACCCCACTCCCGGCCCTACATGGCATCGATCAGTCACTCTCACGATGGGGAGGTCAAGAGGAACTGCGGTGGTTTCCTGGTCAGAGAGGACTTCGTTTTGACTGCAGCTCACTGTCGTGAAAG GAATATGTCTGTAACCCTGGGTGCCCACAatctcaataaaaatgaaaagaaccaGCAGGTCATTCCAGTGTTTCAAGCCTTccttcacaagtcttacagtctCTTGAAAAGAGACAACGACATCATGCTGCTGAAG ctGAGATACAAGGCCCGACTGACCAGCGCGGTGAAGCTCATCAGCCTGCCCAGCAGAGAGGACTGGGAGAAGCCAGGCCAGGTGTGCAGTGTGGCAGGATGGGGACGAACGTCCAACGGACGCTATCCGAGCAAACTCCGAGAGGTGGAGCTGCAAGTGCAGGCTGGTGAGAAGTGCCAGCGTCTCTTCAGATACTTCAACGCGTCCACCCAGCTGTGTGTGGGGAGTCCTGGGGACAGGAAGTGCGCTGGCGCC GGGGACTCTGGAGGACCTCTTGTGTGTGGCAATGTGGCCAAGGGCATTGTCAGCTATGGTCTGGAAGAACCAGAGAGACCTCCTGAAGTCTTTACCAAGGTCTCAAGCTATCTGGACTGGATCGACAGGATAATGAACGTCTCCTGA